One region of Syntrophobacter fumaroxidans MPOB genomic DNA includes:
- a CDS encoding DUF2795 domain-containing protein, whose amino-acid sequence MTRGVRGGGPANIMKHLKSIHFPADKGMILSHARRGPGPSTRMVVEILERIPEREYCSPAEIVREVGRINKIAQPVQELNAT is encoded by the coding sequence ATGACCAGGGGCGTGAGGGGCGGTGGCCCGGCCAACATCATGAAACATCTCAAGAGCATCCACTTTCCGGCAGACAAGGGCATGATCCTGTCGCACGCCCGACGGGGTCCGGGCCCGAGCACGCGAATGGTGGTGGAGATATTGGAGCGCATCCCCGAGAGGGAATACTGCTCCCCCGCTGAAATCGTCCGCGAAGTCGGCAGGATCAACAAGATCGCACAGCCCGTCCAGGAATTGAACGCAACCTGA
- the rplS gene encoding 50S ribosomal protein L19, whose protein sequence is MSLIETIERDHMRADIPPFRVGDTVKVHVKIREGDKERIQVFEGVVIRHHRGNMGATFTVRKVSYGVGVERIFPVHSPQLDRIEVLRHGRVRRSRLYYLRKRLGKAARIKERR, encoded by the coding sequence ATGAGTCTGATTGAAACGATCGAAAGAGATCACATGCGTGCCGACATCCCCCCGTTTCGGGTCGGAGACACGGTCAAGGTACATGTGAAGATTCGAGAAGGGGACAAGGAGCGCATTCAGGTATTCGAAGGGGTGGTGATTCGCCATCACAGGGGGAACATGGGAGCGACCTTCACGGTAAGGAAGGTGTCCTATGGAGTGGGTGTGGAGCGTATATTCCCGGTCCATTCACCGCAACTGGATCGAATCGAGGTGCTGCGACACGGGCGGGTGCGCCGGTCCCGGCTCTACTACCTGCGCAAGCGCCTGGGGAAAGCGGCCAGAATCAAAGAGAGGCGCTAG
- the rsmI gene encoding 16S rRNA (cytidine(1402)-2'-O)-methyltransferase — MHSKRSNNAGERAGPGTLYVVATPIGNLSDISLRALETLRSVHLIAAEDTRHTRKLLSRHDIHKPLVSYHGHNLERSGRELMERIEAGESVALVTDAGTPGVSDPGALLIAGAVDRGLPLVVIPGPTALIAALVASGLPTHPFVFLGFAPSRGHGRTKFFASHAILTMTLVLYESPKRLARTLEDILTFWGDRRIAVARELTKRHEEVFRGLVSRCREHFSGEVKGELTLVVEGAAEGIIAAEREERDWRGELRLLLDTPGVTLKEAVERIAAARRVPRRTVYREALRGKPRT, encoded by the coding sequence ATGCATTCGAAGCGCTCGAATAATGCCGGGGAAAGGGCAGGCCCCGGCACCCTTTACGTGGTGGCCACCCCCATCGGCAATCTCTCCGACATCAGCCTGAGGGCGTTGGAGACTCTGCGTTCCGTCCATCTCATCGCGGCCGAAGACACAAGACACACGCGCAAACTGCTCAGCCGTCACGACATCCACAAACCCCTGGTGAGCTATCACGGCCACAACCTGGAGCGGAGCGGCCGCGAGCTTATGGAGCGCATCGAGGCGGGGGAAAGCGTTGCCCTGGTGACCGATGCGGGCACGCCCGGGGTGTCCGATCCGGGCGCATTGCTCATCGCGGGCGCGGTGGATCGGGGGTTGCCCCTCGTCGTCATTCCCGGTCCCACGGCGCTGATTGCGGCCCTGGTTGCTTCAGGGCTGCCCACTCATCCTTTTGTGTTCCTGGGCTTTGCCCCTTCCCGCGGACATGGGCGCACGAAGTTTTTCGCATCCCACGCCATCCTGACCATGACCCTGGTCCTTTACGAATCCCCGAAGAGACTCGCCCGGACGCTCGAAGACATCCTCACGTTCTGGGGAGACCGGCGCATCGCCGTCGCCCGGGAGCTCACCAAGCGGCATGAAGAGGTGTTCCGGGGGTTGGTCAGCCGATGCCGGGAGCATTTCTCCGGAGAGGTGAAAGGCGAATTGACCCTGGTGGTGGAGGGCGCGGCCGAAGGGATAATCGCGGCCGAACGGGAAGAGCGTGACTGGCGGGGGGAATTGCGGCTTCTTCTCGATACGCCGGGCGTCACCCTCAAGGAGGCCGTCGAACGGATTGCAGCCGCGCGCCGGGTGCCGCGACGAACCGTCTACCGGGAAGCCTTGCGCGGCAAACCACGCACCTGA
- the rimM gene encoding ribosome maturation factor RimM (Essential for efficient processing of 16S rRNA), with protein MSKTVEPACLVPVGKVTRTHGIRGALKIFPYGESLAAQAAGERFFLRSKNGGYCTLTLIGLRAQGRMLVCGFEEIKDVNGAQPFVGEEIFLPEDRLPPVSEGEYYHYRLIGLDIVTLDGESLGVLRKIIETGGNDVYVAEREGREILIPAIEDVIREIDLERKRMVVDLPEGLVDA; from the coding sequence TTGAGTAAGACGGTGGAACCAGCCTGCCTCGTTCCGGTGGGTAAGGTCACACGCACTCACGGGATTCGCGGGGCTTTGAAAATTTTTCCCTATGGAGAAAGCCTCGCCGCGCAGGCGGCCGGGGAGAGGTTTTTTCTGCGCTCGAAAAATGGGGGTTACTGCACCCTCACATTGATCGGCCTCCGGGCGCAGGGCAGAATGCTGGTGTGCGGATTTGAAGAAATCAAGGACGTCAATGGGGCACAGCCGTTCGTAGGAGAAGAGATCTTCCTGCCTGAAGACCGACTCCCGCCCGTTTCCGAAGGAGAGTATTACCACTACCGGCTCATCGGACTCGATATCGTGACCCTGGACGGCGAATCGCTGGGCGTTCTGCGCAAGATCATCGAAACCGGCGGCAACGATGTCTACGTGGCGGAGCGTGAGGGGCGGGAAATACTCATTCCGGCCATTGAGGACGTGATCCGGGAAATCGACCTGGAGCGGAAACGAATGGTGGTCGATCTGCCGGAAGGGTTGGTTGACGCATGA
- a CDS encoding RNA methyltransferase: MARLYAALVHYPVLNRRGEIIASAITNLDLHDLARAGRTYDVRACYVVTPLRDQQALSERLLKHWNEGIARELLPERVEALRRIKVVEDIRAAADDIASVHGLRPGIWATTAGKGERRLTHREARRLLVEDAKPYLLLFGTGWGLAPAVFDQVDAVLEPIAGMNGYNHLSVRCAAAILFDRLLRADQSI, translated from the coding sequence ATGGCGCGTCTGTACGCGGCTCTCGTGCATTACCCGGTGCTGAATCGAAGGGGTGAGATCATCGCTTCGGCGATCACCAACCTCGATCTGCACGATCTGGCCCGAGCCGGCCGCACCTATGATGTGCGGGCGTGTTACGTGGTCACCCCGCTCCGGGACCAGCAGGCATTGTCGGAGCGGCTTTTGAAGCACTGGAACGAAGGGATTGCAAGGGAGCTGCTTCCGGAACGCGTGGAGGCGTTGCGGCGAATCAAGGTGGTTGAAGATATCCGGGCGGCCGCCGACGACATCGCATCGGTTCATGGCCTGCGGCCGGGAATCTGGGCGACCACGGCCGGGAAAGGTGAGAGGCGCCTGACGCACCGGGAGGCGAGGCGCCTGCTGGTGGAAGATGCGAAGCCTTACCTGTTGCTGTTTGGCACGGGATGGGGGCTGGCCCCGGCGGTCTTCGACCAGGTTGACGCAGTGCTCGAGCCGATCGCCGGGATGAACGGTTACAATCATTTGTCCGTACGGTGTGCGGCGGCCATTCTGTTTGACCGCCTGCTCCGCGCGGACCAAAGCATATGA
- a CDS encoding YraN family protein: MKPPPEDSHRKGRKGEGLAADFLASKGCRLVERNFRCAAGEIDLIVRDGKTLVFVEVKSRCGSRFGLPQESVSIAKQRRLTRLALWYLREKRFEGHPARFDVVAVTWSGGKPEVTWIVNAFEALE, translated from the coding sequence TTGAAACCGCCGCCGGAAGACAGTCATCGGAAGGGAAGAAAGGGCGAAGGCCTCGCGGCTGATTTTCTCGCGAGCAAGGGTTGCCGTCTTGTGGAGCGGAATTTCCGCTGTGCGGCGGGGGAGATCGATCTCATCGTCCGGGACGGGAAAACCCTGGTTTTCGTTGAGGTGAAGTCGCGCTGCGGATCGAGATTCGGCCTGCCCCAGGAGTCGGTGTCCATCGCCAAGCAGCGGCGCCTCACGCGCCTGGCGCTGTGGTATCTTCGAGAAAAGCGGTTCGAGGGGCATCCGGCCCGGTTTGACGTCGTAGCGGTGACCTGGAGCGGTGGAAAACCCGAGGTGACCTGGATTGTCAATGCATTCGAAGCGCTCGAATAA
- the trmD gene encoding tRNA (guanosine(37)-N1)-methyltransferase TrmD, protein MIFDILTIFPGMFDAPLGESILGKARERGLVEIRVHNIRDHAFDKHQMTDDRPFGGGEGMVMKPEPIVAAVEAVAGEGPEAPVALLTPAGRLFTQDLAARLSLLPRLILICGRYEGVDERIAEHFADETISIGDYVLTGGELAAMVVVDAVTRLIPGVLGNASSAAAESFTEPILEYPQYTRPQEFRGHPVPDVLLSGHHEAIRRWRRGQALLRTKRLRPDLFARLEISAEDLELLREAERPQAPNPLRVAG, encoded by the coding sequence ATGATCTTTGACATTCTGACCATTTTCCCCGGCATGTTCGATGCGCCGCTGGGGGAAAGCATTCTCGGAAAAGCCCGGGAGCGCGGGTTGGTCGAGATTCGCGTGCACAACATACGCGACCATGCCTTCGACAAGCACCAGATGACCGACGATCGTCCTTTTGGCGGCGGGGAGGGTATGGTCATGAAGCCCGAACCCATCGTCGCCGCCGTCGAGGCGGTGGCCGGGGAAGGCCCCGAAGCGCCGGTGGCGCTGCTCACCCCCGCGGGAAGGCTGTTCACCCAGGACTTGGCCGCAAGGCTGAGCCTGCTGCCGCGGTTGATCCTGATCTGCGGGCGTTACGAGGGGGTGGATGAGCGTATTGCCGAGCACTTTGCCGATGAAACGATTTCCATCGGGGATTACGTATTGACCGGAGGTGAGCTGGCAGCCATGGTGGTGGTGGATGCCGTCACACGACTGATTCCCGGAGTTCTGGGCAATGCGTCTTCGGCTGCGGCGGAGTCCTTTACCGAACCGATCCTGGAGTATCCGCAGTACACGAGACCCCAGGAATTTCGCGGCCACCCGGTTCCCGATGTGCTGCTGTCGGGGCATCACGAAGCCATCCGACGCTGGCGGCGCGGGCAGGCCCTGCTGCGTACGAAACGGCTCAGGCCCGATTTGTTTGCGCGACTGGAAATCTCGGCGGAGGACCTGGAACTGCTGCGGGAGGCGGAGCGGCCTCAGGCACCGAATCCGCTCCGTGTCGCGGGATAG
- a CDS encoding sodium-translocating pyrophosphatase produces the protein MNASLITQFALVCGALGVIYALVTAAWVSKQSAGSEKMQQISDAIKEGAVAFLNREYKTVAVVAVILAALLVYLGKWTAIGFLVGTVGSAVAGYIGMMVSVKANVRTTEAAKKGIQSALNVAFKGGSVTGIMVVGLGLLGITGYYLVAKSMAPVDDAFHALVGLGFGCSLMSVFARIAGGIYTKAADVGADLVGKVEAGIPEDDPRNAAVIADNVGDNVGDCAGMAADLYETYTVTLVAAMLLAKTVFGADSPWIEFPLLIGGISIVASIIGTYFVRLGKNQYIMGALYKGLAVSGILAAVAFYFASDWFLKLPGVQPAFSSMGVFTTAVIGLVLTGLIVMITEYFTSKSFGPVKHIAAASVTGHGTNVIAGLAVSMKSTGLPALVICGAIIWAYQLGGGFSGNPAAGLFAIALSAVAMLSMTGIVVAIDSYGPITDNAGGIAEMAELPESVRAITDPLDAVGNTTKAVTKGYAIGSAGLAALVLFAEYSRSFPTQIFFDLSNPKIIVGLFIGGLLPYYFGSLLMEAVGKAAGGVVEEVRRQFRELPGIMEGTTKPEYGKCVDIVTKSAIKQMMLPALIPVAAPLVVGLLVGKEALGGVLIGSIVTGLFQAIAMTSGGGAWDNAKKFIEDGMYGGKGSDAHKAAVTGDTVGDPYKDTAGPAINPMIKVVNIVALLIVPLLK, from the coding sequence ATGAACGCCAGTCTCATTACGCAATTCGCCCTCGTCTGCGGTGCGTTGGGAGTCATCTACGCGCTGGTGACCGCGGCGTGGGTATCCAAGCAGAGTGCCGGGTCCGAGAAGATGCAACAGATCTCGGATGCCATCAAGGAAGGCGCTGTCGCCTTCCTCAACCGCGAATACAAAACCGTCGCGGTCGTGGCGGTTATCCTCGCCGCCCTGTTGGTTTATCTGGGCAAGTGGACGGCGATCGGGTTTCTGGTCGGCACCGTGGGTTCGGCAGTGGCCGGCTACATCGGCATGATGGTCTCCGTTAAGGCCAACGTGAGGACGACGGAAGCCGCCAAGAAGGGGATTCAGTCGGCACTCAACGTTGCCTTCAAGGGCGGGTCCGTGACCGGTATCATGGTGGTCGGTCTCGGTCTGCTCGGCATCACCGGGTATTACCTGGTCGCGAAGTCGATGGCCCCCGTCGATGACGCATTCCACGCCCTGGTGGGTCTTGGTTTCGGTTGCTCCCTGATGAGCGTGTTTGCCCGTATCGCGGGCGGCATTTACACCAAAGCCGCTGACGTGGGCGCCGACCTGGTCGGCAAGGTCGAAGCGGGAATTCCCGAGGACGATCCCAGAAACGCGGCCGTTATCGCGGACAACGTCGGAGACAATGTGGGTGACTGCGCCGGTATGGCGGCAGACCTCTATGAAACCTACACCGTGACCCTCGTGGCCGCGATGCTTCTGGCGAAAACGGTTTTCGGCGCCGATAGTCCCTGGATCGAGTTCCCCCTGCTGATCGGCGGGATTTCCATCGTCGCCTCCATCATTGGTACCTACTTCGTCCGCCTGGGCAAGAACCAGTACATCATGGGCGCCCTGTACAAAGGCCTTGCGGTATCCGGTATTCTGGCCGCGGTGGCGTTTTACTTCGCCTCCGACTGGTTCCTCAAGCTCCCCGGAGTACAGCCCGCATTCTCCTCCATGGGCGTCTTCACGACGGCCGTGATCGGCCTGGTGCTGACCGGCCTGATCGTTATGATCACCGAGTATTTCACCTCCAAGAGCTTCGGCCCCGTTAAGCACATCGCGGCCGCCAGCGTGACCGGTCACGGCACCAACGTCATCGCCGGCCTCGCGGTGAGCATGAAGAGTACCGGGCTGCCCGCCCTGGTCATCTGCGGCGCCATCATCTGGGCCTACCAGCTCGGCGGCGGTTTCAGCGGCAATCCGGCCGCGGGGTTGTTCGCCATCGCTCTGTCCGCCGTGGCGATGCTGTCCATGACGGGTATCGTGGTGGCCATCGACTCTTACGGGCCGATCACCGACAACGCCGGGGGTATCGCGGAAATGGCCGAGCTGCCCGAGAGCGTGCGCGCCATCACCGATCCGCTCGATGCGGTCGGAAACACCACCAAGGCCGTCACCAAGGGTTATGCCATCGGTTCCGCGGGTCTTGCGGCCCTGGTTCTTTTCGCCGAGTACTCCAGGTCGTTTCCGACCCAGATCTTCTTTGACCTGTCCAATCCGAAGATCATTGTCGGGCTTTTTATCGGCGGTCTTCTGCCCTACTACTTCGGCTCCCTGCTGATGGAAGCCGTGGGTAAGGCGGCCGGAGGCGTGGTCGAGGAGGTTCGCCGTCAGTTCAGGGAACTTCCCGGAATCATGGAAGGCACCACCAAGCCCGAATACGGCAAGTGCGTCGACATCGTGACCAAGAGCGCGATCAAGCAGATGATGCTTCCGGCCCTCATCCCCGTGGCGGCCCCGCTCGTGGTGGGCTTGCTCGTCGGGAAGGAAGCTCTCGGCGGCGTGCTGATCGGCAGCATCGTGACCGGTCTGTTCCAGGCCATCGCCATGACCAGCGGCGGCGGCGCCTGGGATAACGCCAAGAAGTTCATCGAAGACGGAATGTACGGCGGCAAGGGTTCCGACGCCCACAAAGCCGCGGTCACCGGCGATACCGTCGGCGACCCGTACAAAGACACCGCAGGCCCGGCCATCAACCCCATGATCAAGGTTGTGAACATCGTGGCCCTGTTGATCGTGCCTTTGCTGAAGTAG
- the rpsP gene encoding 30S ribosomal protein S16 has protein sequence MAVRIRLARGGRKKRPFYRIVVASSEAPRDGRFIERIGTYNPLPDTAEVKIDSDRLQYWLQQGAKPTDTVRNLIQKYGGQAVTEAS, from the coding sequence ATGGCAGTGCGTATACGTTTGGCACGTGGAGGAAGAAAGAAAAGGCCTTTCTACAGGATCGTGGTCGCGTCATCCGAGGCGCCTCGAGACGGTCGTTTCATTGAACGCATTGGTACCTACAACCCCTTGCCGGACACGGCCGAAGTGAAAATCGATTCCGACAGGCTTCAGTATTGGCTTCAGCAGGGTGCGAAACCCACCGACACGGTGCGCAATCTGATTCAGAAATATGGTGGACAAGCAGTCACTGAAGCCTCGTAG
- a CDS encoding KH domain-containing protein, whose protein sequence is MLKELIEFMARALVDSPEKVKVSEIEGEQTSVIELRVAKEDLGKVIGKQGRTARAMRTILSAASTKIRKRAVLEIIE, encoded by the coding sequence ATGTTGAAGGAATTGATCGAATTTATGGCGCGAGCTTTAGTGGATAGTCCTGAGAAAGTGAAAGTATCGGAAATTGAAGGTGAGCAGACTTCGGTGATCGAATTGAGGGTAGCCAAAGAGGATCTCGGCAAGGTGATTGGCAAGCAGGGGCGCACGGCTCGTGCCATGCGCACCATTTTGAGCGCCGCTTCGACCAAGATACGAAAACGGGCTGTTCTGGAGATCATTGAGTAA
- a CDS encoding ribonuclease HII: protein MDMLHFEKQAYRQGFQLVAGIDEVGRGPLAGPVVAAAVVVPAGVRLPGVADSKKLSAGQRESCCEDILSCGCDVGIGRVEPSEIDRVNILQATFQAMIAAVAGLKTPPHCLLIDGPYELPLFIAQKGIPQGDAKSLSIAAASIVAKVHRDRLMCEYHLKYPVYGFDRNKGYGTARHLDALRRYGPCPIHRLSFGGVRASEGEGLETAAGRQSSEGKKGRRPRG, encoded by the coding sequence ATGGACATGCTGCATTTCGAGAAGCAAGCCTATCGGCAGGGTTTTCAATTGGTTGCCGGAATCGATGAGGTGGGACGCGGCCCGTTGGCCGGCCCGGTGGTGGCTGCCGCAGTCGTGGTGCCGGCGGGTGTCCGTCTGCCGGGAGTTGCGGATTCGAAGAAGCTTTCGGCCGGGCAGCGGGAATCCTGTTGTGAAGATATCCTGTCGTGCGGTTGCGATGTGGGTATCGGGCGTGTCGAACCCTCTGAAATCGACCGGGTGAATATCCTGCAAGCCACTTTCCAGGCGATGATCGCGGCCGTTGCCGGTCTGAAAACCCCTCCGCACTGTCTCCTCATCGACGGCCCTTACGAACTGCCTCTGTTCATCGCGCAAAAAGGCATTCCCCAGGGGGATGCGAAGTCCCTGTCCATCGCCGCGGCGTCCATTGTCGCCAAGGTGCATCGTGATCGCCTCATGTGTGAATACCACCTGAAGTACCCCGTCTATGGTTTCGATCGAAACAAGGGCTACGGGACCGCACGGCATCTGGATGCTTTGCGCAGGTACGGGCCGTGCCCGATTCACCGCTTGAGTTTCGGCGGCGTGCGCGCGTCGGAGGGAGAAGGGCTTGAAACCGCCGCCGGAAGACAGTCATCGGAAGGGAAGAAAGGGCGAAGGCCTCGCGGCTGA
- the ffh gene encoding signal recognition particle protein — protein MFDNLSDKFQRIFKNLRGQGKLTEENIREALREVRMALLEADVHYKVAKDFVTGIAERAVGQEVMTSLTPGQQVIKIVNEALTDLMGGQSEPLRLIGKPPVCLLMVGLQGSGKTTTTAKLARKLVQEHRKPCLVPADVYRPAAIEQLVTLAGQINLPVYPSTVRQKPEEIAREAQGYAREHNCDTLIVDTAGRLHIDTELMGELGRLKEILQPAEILLVADAMTGQDAVQVASAFHETLGLSGVILTKLDGDARGGAALSIRAVTRCPIKFIGLGEKLDALEVFHPDRMSSRILGMGDVLSMIEKAQEAFDEKEALAMAKKFREDTFSLEDFRNQLRQVKKLGSLEQILGMLPGMGKLKELKKLQVDEKEFVRMEAIINSMTRGERRNADIINAGRRKRIADGSGTSVQEVNRLLKSYSEARRMMRQMMGGGGSAPATRKKKGKGKHKRAFFPF, from the coding sequence ATGTTTGACAATCTGTCGGATAAGTTTCAACGAATTTTTAAGAATCTGCGCGGCCAGGGAAAACTGACCGAGGAGAATATTCGGGAGGCCTTGCGAGAGGTCCGGATGGCGCTCCTGGAAGCCGACGTCCACTACAAAGTGGCCAAGGATTTCGTGACCGGGATCGCGGAGCGCGCGGTCGGCCAGGAGGTGATGACCAGTCTCACGCCGGGCCAGCAGGTGATCAAGATCGTCAACGAGGCGCTGACCGACCTCATGGGCGGGCAGTCCGAACCGCTTCGCCTGATCGGAAAACCTCCGGTCTGCCTGCTCATGGTGGGGCTTCAGGGCTCCGGGAAGACGACCACCACCGCAAAGCTTGCCCGAAAGCTCGTGCAGGAGCACCGGAAGCCCTGCCTGGTGCCCGCCGACGTCTATCGACCGGCCGCCATCGAGCAACTGGTGACTCTGGCGGGACAGATCAACCTGCCGGTGTATCCCTCGACGGTCCGTCAAAAGCCCGAGGAGATCGCCCGGGAAGCCCAGGGTTACGCCCGGGAGCACAACTGCGATACGCTGATTGTGGATACCGCCGGACGGCTGCACATCGACACGGAACTCATGGGCGAACTCGGCCGTTTGAAGGAGATTCTGCAGCCGGCGGAAATCCTCCTGGTGGCTGACGCCATGACCGGCCAGGACGCGGTCCAGGTGGCGAGCGCGTTTCATGAAACACTCGGTCTCAGCGGGGTGATCCTGACCAAGCTCGACGGCGACGCCCGCGGAGGCGCCGCTCTGTCCATCCGGGCCGTGACGCGGTGCCCGATCAAGTTCATCGGACTTGGCGAAAAGCTGGATGCCCTGGAAGTCTTCCATCCCGACCGGATGAGCTCGCGGATACTGGGGATGGGAGATGTGCTGTCGATGATCGAGAAGGCCCAGGAGGCCTTCGATGAAAAAGAAGCCCTGGCAATGGCGAAGAAATTCCGGGAGGATACCTTCTCTCTGGAAGATTTTCGCAACCAGTTGCGCCAGGTGAAGAAACTGGGGTCCCTGGAACAGATCCTCGGGATGCTCCCGGGCATGGGAAAGCTCAAGGAGCTGAAGAAACTGCAGGTGGACGAGAAGGAGTTCGTCCGCATGGAAGCGATCATCAATTCCATGACCCGGGGCGAGCGCAGGAATGCGGACATCATCAATGCCGGCCGTCGCAAGCGTATTGCCGACGGCAGCGGAACATCGGTCCAGGAGGTGAACCGGCTGCTCAAGAGCTACTCGGAAGCCCGGCGCATGATGCGGCAGATGATGGGCGGCGGGGGTTCCGCTCCGGCGACCAGGAAGAAGAAAGGGAAGGGAAAGCACAAGAGAGCATTTTTTCCTTTTTAA